One part of the Caproiciproducens sp. CPB-2 genome encodes these proteins:
- the aroQ gene encoding type II 3-dehydroquinate dehydratase yields MSRKKVLVLLGPNLNMIGVREKGVYGDETAESIHLQIIENAKKLDYDCDIFQSNHEGDLIDKIHSARGVYQGVVINAGALTHYSYALRDAIACVRIPFVETHMSNIYAREDFRHKSVISEVCAGQISGFGKNSYFLALAALRDLM; encoded by the coding sequence ATGAGCAGGAAAAAAGTCCTTGTGCTTCTTGGGCCGAACCTCAATATGATCGGCGTTCGGGAAAAGGGTGTCTACGGGGACGAAACCGCCGAAAGTATTCATCTTCAGATTATTGAGAATGCCAAAAAGCTGGATTATGACTGCGATATCTTTCAGTCCAATCACGAAGGCGATCTGATTGACAAAATCCACAGCGCGCGCGGGGTCTATCAGGGCGTGGTGATCAACGCCGGCGCCCTTACGCATTACAGCTATGCGCTGCGCGATGCGATCGCCTGTGTCAGGATTCCTTTTGTGGAAACCCACATGAGCAATATTTATGCGCGTGAGGATTTCCGGCATAAAAGTGTGATATCCGAAGTGTGCGCGGGCCAGATTTCCGGGTTCGGGAAAAACAGCTATTTTCTGGCGCTGGCGGCGTTAAGGGATTTAATGTAG
- the efp gene encoding elongation factor P — protein MISAGDFRNGVTFEMDGNVVSIIEFQHVKPGKGAAFVRTKIRNVITGSVTERTFNPNDKYPTAYIERKDMQYLYNDGDLYYFMDLETFEQTPINHSVLGDNFKFVLENMTCKVLSYKGNVFGVEPPNFVELEVTKTDPGFKGNTATNALKPATVETGAEINVPLFIEEGERIRIDTRTGEYMERA, from the coding sequence ATGATATCTGCAGGCGATTTTAGAAATGGCGTTACCTTTGAAATGGATGGAAACGTCGTTTCCATTATTGAGTTCCAGCATGTTAAGCCGGGAAAAGGCGCGGCTTTCGTCCGCACAAAGATCAGAAATGTCATTACCGGCAGCGTGACAGAAAGAACTTTCAATCCAAACGATAAATACCCTACCGCTTATATCGAGCGTAAGGATATGCAATATCTTTATAATGACGGCGACCTCTATTACTTCATGGATCTGGAGACCTTTGAGCAGACTCCGATCAACCACAGCGTTCTCGGCGACAACTTCAAATTTGTTCTGGAGAATATGACCTGCAAGGTACTTTCCTACAAAGGCAATGTTTTCGGTGTTGAGCCGCCGAACTTTGTAGAGCTGGAAGTCACGAAAACGGACCCTGGCTTTAAGGGCAACACAGCGACCAACGCCCTGAAACCTGCCACAGTGGAAACCGGTGCTGAAATCAATGTTCCTCTGTTTATCGAGGAAGGCGAAAGAATCAGAATCGATACCCGTACCGGCGAATATATGGAACGCGCATAA